A section of the Streptomyces sp. NBC_00178 genome encodes:
- a CDS encoding S9 family peptidase: MTSQKLSFPRQHARTQRFTLGAPRAFTVSPDGTRVMFLRSASGTDRANRLMVLDTGTGEERVAADPSALLGGSAEKLSPQERARRERTREGSAGIVGYAVDDAAELAAFTLSGRAYVAELRAGTARALPVPGPVIDPRPSPDGRHVAYVVRGALRVVGAQGESDRVLAEPEDAHTSYGLAEFVAAEEMSRYRGFWWSPDSDRLLVARVDDSAVQRWWIADPAHPGSRPAEVGYPAAGTANAEVTLFVTDLEGNRTEVVWDRSRFPYLARVHWSSNGAPLLLVQARDQRSQLHLAVDPESGATRTVHVDEDDIWLDLFAGVPAWAPDGRLVRIADEAGARVLAVGDRLLTGDRLHIQAVLDIGESDILVQATAGEGAADPETGQSHVYRVNELGVERVSEGAGVHSAVRSGRITVLVSASLEHPGTAVRVLGDGRRIATVANLAQEPVLSARVHLTEGGARRIPCAVLLPSGYTDSDGPLPVLMDPYGGPHGRRVVAAHNPHLTSQWFADQGFAVVVADGRGAPGRSPGWEKAVRDDFTLTLDDQVEALHALAERFPLDLSKVAVRGWSFGGYLSALAVLRRPDVFHAAVVGAPVADWRLYDTHYTERCLGDPAAQPEVYARSSLVTDEGLSEPAGPARPMMIVHGLADDNVVVAHALRLSSALLSAGRPHEVLPLSGVTHMTPQEQVAENLLLLQVDFLRRSLGLPRA, translated from the coding sequence ATGACCTCGCAGAAGCTGTCTTTTCCCCGCCAGCACGCCCGGACCCAGAGGTTCACTCTCGGCGCACCGCGGGCGTTCACCGTCTCACCGGATGGGACGCGGGTGATGTTCCTCAGGTCGGCCTCCGGCACCGACCGTGCGAACCGGCTCATGGTGCTGGACACGGGGACGGGTGAGGAGCGGGTCGCCGCCGACCCCTCCGCCCTGCTCGGCGGTTCGGCGGAGAAGCTGTCGCCGCAGGAGCGGGCACGCCGCGAGCGGACCAGGGAGGGCTCGGCCGGCATCGTGGGCTACGCCGTCGACGACGCGGCGGAGTTGGCCGCCTTCACGCTCTCCGGGAGGGCGTACGTCGCGGAGTTGAGGGCGGGCACCGCGCGCGCCCTGCCGGTACCGGGCCCGGTGATCGACCCGCGGCCCTCCCCCGACGGCCGGCACGTCGCCTACGTGGTCCGGGGCGCGTTGCGCGTGGTCGGCGCACAGGGCGAGAGCGACCGCGTGCTCGCCGAGCCGGAGGACGCGCACACCTCGTACGGTCTCGCGGAGTTCGTCGCGGCCGAGGAGATGAGCCGCTACCGGGGTTTCTGGTGGTCGCCGGACTCGGACCGCCTGCTGGTCGCCCGGGTCGACGACAGCGCCGTCCAGCGGTGGTGGATCGCCGATCCGGCGCACCCCGGCAGCAGGCCCGCCGAGGTGGGTTATCCGGCGGCCGGGACGGCCAACGCGGAGGTGACGCTGTTCGTGACGGACCTTGAGGGGAACCGTACGGAGGTCGTGTGGGACCGCTCGCGCTTCCCCTACCTGGCCCGCGTGCACTGGTCGTCGAACGGGGCGCCGCTGCTCCTCGTGCAGGCGCGCGACCAGCGCAGCCAGCTCCATCTCGCCGTCGACCCGGAGAGCGGCGCCACGCGCACGGTGCACGTCGACGAGGACGACATCTGGCTTGATCTTTTCGCCGGGGTGCCCGCCTGGGCCCCGGACGGGCGCCTGGTGAGGATCGCCGACGAGGCCGGCGCCCGGGTGCTCGCGGTCGGCGACAGACTGCTGACCGGGGACCGGCTGCACATCCAGGCGGTGCTGGACATCGGGGAGTCGGACATCCTGGTGCAGGCGACGGCCGGGGAGGGCGCTGCGGACCCGGAGACCGGGCAGAGCCACGTGTACCGGGTCAACGAGCTGGGCGTCGAGCGGGTCAGCGAGGGCGCCGGGGTGCACTCCGCGGTGCGCTCGGGCAGGATCACGGTGCTGGTGTCCGCCTCGCTGGAGCACCCCGGTACGGCGGTACGGGTACTGGGGGACGGCAGGCGGATCGCCACCGTCGCGAACCTCGCCCAGGAGCCGGTCCTCTCGGCCCGGGTGCACCTGACGGAGGGGGGCGCACGACGTATCCCGTGCGCCGTGCTGCTCCCCTCCGGCTACACGGATTCCGACGGTCCGCTTCCGGTGCTGATGGATCCGTACGGCGGCCCTCACGGGCGGCGGGTCGTCGCCGCCCACAACCCGCACCTCACGTCCCAGTGGTTCGCCGACCAGGGATTCGCCGTGGTCGTCGCGGACGGCCGGGGCGCGCCGGGACGTTCGCCCGGCTGGGAGAAGGCCGTCAGGGACGACTTCACCCTCACCCTCGACGACCAGGTCGAGGCGCTGCACGCGCTGGCGGAGCGGTTCCCGCTGGACCTCTCGAAGGTCGCCGTGCGCGGCTGGTCGTTCGGCGGCTACCTCTCCGCGCTCGCGGTCCTGCGCCGCCCGGACGTGTTCCACGCGGCCGTCGTCGGGGCCCCGGTGGCGGACTGGCGGCTGTACGACACGCACTACACCGAGCGCTGCCTCGGCGACCCGGCGGCGCAGCCGGAGGTCTACGCCCGCAGTTCGCTGGTGACCGACGAGGGGCTCTCCGAGCCGGCCGGCCCCGCACGGCCGATGATGATCGTGCACGGGCTCGCGGACGACAACGTGGTGGTCGCCCACGCCCTGCGGCTCTCCTCCGCACTGCTCTCGGCAGGCCGTCCGCACGAGGTGCTGCCGCTGAGCGGGGTGACGCACATGACGCCGCAGGAACAGGTGGCCGAGAACCTGCTTCTGCTCCAGGTGGACTTCCTCAGGCGTTCGCTGGGGCTGCCCCGGGCGTAG
- the mshB gene encoding N-acetyl-1-D-myo-inositol-2-amino-2-deoxy-alpha-D-glucopyranoside deacetylase, whose translation MKDLPRRRLLLVHAHPDDESINNGATMARYAAEGAHVALVTCTLGEEGEVIPPDLAHLASDRDGGLGAHRTGELAAAMRELGVTDHRFLGGPGRYRDSGMMGTEQNHRPGAFWAADPDEAAGPLVGVIRTLRPQVLVTYDPDGGYGHPDHVQAHRVAMRAAELAADPGYDAGSGAPHTIAKIYWNRVPRGVAEELFARLRETRPDAFPGIAAIDDVPGVVDDAEITTEIDGSAYAAAKTAAMRAHATQIAVDGPFFALSNDLGQPLFTTEYYQLVRGVPGGADGGREHDLFAGVPDDAAHAPGARS comes from the coding sequence ATGAAGGACCTTCCCCGCCGCCGTCTGCTCCTGGTGCACGCGCACCCCGACGACGAGTCGATCAACAACGGCGCCACCATGGCCAGGTACGCCGCCGAGGGCGCCCACGTCGCCCTGGTGACCTGCACCCTCGGCGAGGAGGGCGAGGTCATCCCGCCGGACCTCGCGCACCTGGCCTCGGACCGTGACGGCGGCCTGGGCGCCCACCGCACCGGCGAACTCGCCGCCGCGATGCGGGAGCTCGGCGTCACCGACCACCGCTTCCTGGGCGGCCCCGGCCGGTACCGCGACTCCGGGATGATGGGCACCGAGCAGAACCACCGGCCCGGCGCCTTCTGGGCCGCAGACCCCGACGAGGCGGCCGGCCCCCTCGTCGGAGTGATCCGCACCCTGCGCCCCCAGGTCCTCGTCACGTACGACCCCGACGGCGGCTACGGCCACCCCGACCACGTCCAGGCGCACCGCGTCGCGATGCGGGCGGCCGAGCTGGCCGCCGATCCCGGGTACGACGCCGGTTCCGGCGCCCCGCACACCATCGCCAAGATCTACTGGAACAGGGTGCCGCGGGGGGTGGCCGAGGAACTGTTCGCCCGGCTGCGCGAGACGCGGCCGGACGCCTTCCCGGGGATCGCCGCGATCGACGACGTACCCGGTGTCGTGGACGACGCGGAGATCACGACGGAGATCGACGGCTCGGCGTACGCCGCGGCGAAGACCGCGGCCATGCGGGCGCACGCCACGCAGATCGCCGTGGACGGACCGTTCTTCGCGCTGTCGAACGACCTCGGGCAGCCCCTCTTCACGACCGAGTACTACCAGTTGGTGCGGGGAGTGCCGGGCGGAGCCGACGGTGGCAGGGAGCACGACCTCTTCGCGGGCGTGCCGGACGACGCGGCCCACGCACCGGGAGCACGGTCATGA
- a CDS encoding DUF6113 family protein has protein sequence MSSRQRPRASSESPRTNAPPRSPAPTGMAAPPNPARIPVYVGLVVLGAAVGLAGTLVQAALFPGGLLLALAASAGLFYGGRVLTGTQLGALVPAVGWFVCVVLLLGGRPEGDYVFGEEIGLALFLLGGMAVAVMCATMSRLPFQANDTGRPGT, from the coding sequence ATGAGCAGCCGGCAGAGGCCGCGCGCCTCGTCCGAGTCGCCGCGCACCAACGCCCCGCCGAGGAGCCCGGCGCCCACCGGTATGGCCGCGCCGCCGAACCCGGCGCGGATCCCCGTGTACGTGGGCCTGGTGGTCCTGGGCGCCGCCGTCGGACTCGCGGGCACGCTCGTCCAGGCGGCCCTGTTCCCGGGCGGGTTGCTGCTCGCCCTCGCCGCCTCGGCCGGACTGTTCTACGGCGGCCGGGTGCTGACCGGGACACAGCTCGGCGCCCTGGTGCCTGCGGTGGGCTGGTTCGTCTGCGTCGTCCTGCTGCTGGGCGGGCGCCCCGAAGGCGACTACGTCTTCGGCGAGGAGATCGGCCTGGCGCTCTTCCTGCTCGGCGGAATGGCGGTCGCTGTGATGTGTGCCACGATGTCGCGGCTCCCATTTCAGGCCAACGACACCGGCCGACCTGGCACATGA
- a CDS encoding VOC family protein — protein sequence MSTEWSVTIDCADPAALARFWALALGYVEKPPPAGFGSWEEWFAHHDVPEDEWNDGAYLSDPDGAGPDLSFMKVPEPKTVKNRLHLDVRAGGGREVPWETRWPRVAGTVAKLEAAGGTVLREYALRGLPDHVMMADPEGHEFCVL from the coding sequence GTGTCCACCGAGTGGAGTGTGACGATCGACTGCGCGGACCCGGCCGCGCTCGCGAGGTTCTGGGCGCTGGCGCTCGGTTACGTGGAGAAGCCCCCGCCGGCCGGATTCGGGAGCTGGGAGGAGTGGTTCGCGCACCACGACGTCCCCGAGGACGAGTGGAACGACGGCGCGTATCTGTCCGACCCGGACGGCGCGGGGCCGGACCTGTCCTTCATGAAGGTGCCCGAACCGAAGACGGTGAAGAACCGCCTGCACCTCGATGTGCGGGCCGGTGGCGGACGCGAGGTCCCGTGGGAGACGCGGTGGCCGCGGGTCGCCGGGACGGTCGCGAAGCTGGAGGCGGCCGGCGGGACCGTACTCCGGGAGTACGCACTGCGGGGGCTCCCCGACCACGTGATGATGGCCGATCCGGAAGGCCACGAGTTCTGCGTGCTCTGA
- a CDS encoding dihydrofolate reductase family protein, translating into MRKLVYYIAVTLDGFIAGPDGADPSGPDGFWPIPADYVRHLAEEYPETLPAPARQALGVTAEGTHFDTVLEGRRTYEVGLRAGVTDAYPHLRHLVFSTTLTESPDPAVELVASDPVARVRELKQEEGKDLWLIGGGELAGALYPEIDRLIVKLGPLTIGSGIPIFGRTAAFDPRVWRLTDHTVMESGAAFLTYARG; encoded by the coding sequence GTGCGCAAACTCGTGTACTACATCGCCGTCACCCTCGACGGCTTCATCGCGGGGCCGGACGGCGCGGATCCCTCGGGGCCCGACGGCTTCTGGCCGATCCCCGCCGACTACGTCCGCCACCTGGCCGAGGAGTACCCGGAGACCCTGCCGGCACCCGCCAGGCAGGCCCTCGGCGTCACCGCGGAGGGCACGCACTTCGACACCGTCCTCGAAGGACGCAGGACGTACGAGGTCGGCCTCCGGGCCGGAGTCACCGACGCCTACCCGCACCTGCGGCACCTGGTGTTCTCGACCACCCTGACCGAGAGCCCCGACCCGGCCGTGGAACTGGTCGCGAGCGATCCGGTGGCGCGGGTGCGCGAGCTGAAGCAGGAGGAGGGCAAGGACCTCTGGCTCATCGGCGGCGGTGAACTGGCCGGCGCGCTCTACCCGGAGATCGACCGGCTCATCGTCAAACTGGGCCCGCTGACCATCGGTTCCGGCATCCCGATCTTCGGCCGCACGGCCGCGTTCGACCCGCGCGTCTGGCGCCTCACGGACCACACCGTCATGGAGAGCGGCGCGGCGTTCCTCACCTACGCCCGCGGCTGA